Proteins co-encoded in one Apteryx mantelli isolate bAptMan1 chromosome 4, bAptMan1.hap1, whole genome shotgun sequence genomic window:
- the BET1L gene encoding BET1-like protein isoform X1: MAEWGRGQSPSAVEDMLDAENKRMADSLASKVTRLKSLALDIDKDADEQNRYLDGMDSDFMSVTGLLTGSVKRFSTMARSGRDNRKLLCYVSAGLIVVFFILYYLVSKAGT; this comes from the exons ATGGCGGAGTGGGGCCGAG GTCAGAGTCCAAGCGCTGTGGAGGATATGTTAGATGCTGAGAACAAGCGTATGGCAGACAGTCTAGCCAGCAAAGTCACCAGGCTGAAATCG CTGGCTCTGGATATTGACAAAGATGCTGATGAACAAAACCGTTACCTGGATGGCATG gaTTCAGATTTTATGAGTGTGACTGGCCTGCTGACCGGCAGTGTGAAGCGTTTCTCCACCATGGCACGGTCAGGGAGGGATAATCGCAAGTTACTCTGTTACGTTTCTGCAGGACTGATTGTTGTCTTCTTCATCCTCTACTATCTTGTATCAAAAGCAGGGACTTGA
- the BET1L gene encoding BET1-like protein isoform X2 produces the protein MLDAENKRMADSLASKVTRLKSLALDIDKDADEQNRYLDGMDSDFMSVTGLLTGSVKRFSTMARSGRDNRKLLCYVSAGLIVVFFILYYLVSKAGT, from the exons ATGTTAGATGCTGAGAACAAGCGTATGGCAGACAGTCTAGCCAGCAAAGTCACCAGGCTGAAATCG CTGGCTCTGGATATTGACAAAGATGCTGATGAACAAAACCGTTACCTGGATGGCATG gaTTCAGATTTTATGAGTGTGACTGGCCTGCTGACCGGCAGTGTGAAGCGTTTCTCCACCATGGCACGGTCAGGGAGGGATAATCGCAAGTTACTCTGTTACGTTTCTGCAGGACTGATTGTTGTCTTCTTCATCCTCTACTATCTTGTATCAAAAGCAGGGACTTGA